In a single window of the Aggregicoccus sp. 17bor-14 genome:
- a CDS encoding IS4 family transposase, with translation MAPALVVREAEEEAVAVGVEYAGARLGDARLGKRLDLMARRLAPAPDRSFPQAMQGEAELEGAYRFLSNRQVRWRELLAPHVAQTCARMQEAAREGVLLVAAHDTTELHFQGEVGARRGLGQLARGHQGFHAHVALGAALLPPAQPEAGARHRPLGALGLVPQVRRARPQRTLKQRKAQSSARSPTARESERWWQLVAQVEAALAAQDAATPALVHVMDREADNYRLLAQLLQAGHRFVIRARFDRLQDSGRPMSEALEQSPRVLGRTVRLGAREERWTNGKRVPARKSRPARLEVRACPLTLKASDYALKDADVPARLTLHAVEVFEPQPPEGEEPVRWVLLTCLPIDTGEQLSLILDAYCARWCVEELFKALKTGCSLEKRQLGSLRALLNALCLFIPIAWRLLSLRQAARDTPQAPAAGVLHEDELLMLRHLAHARRYPLAATPTCEDVLYAVAALGGHLKRNGPPGWQTLARGHEALTAALVGFRAATCDQS, from the coding sequence ATGGCGAGGCGGCTTGCGCCGGCGCCGGACAGGAGTTTCCCTCAGGCGATGCAAGGCGAGGCGGAGCTGGAGGGCGCGTACCGTTTTTTGAGTAACCGCCAGGTGCGCTGGCGCGAGCTGCTTGCCCCGCACGTCGCCCAGACGTGCGCGCGGATGCAGGAGGCGGCGCGCGAGGGGGTCTTGCTGGTGGCGGCGCACGACACGACGGAGTTGCACTTCCAGGGCGAGGTGGGGGCGCGCCGCGGCCTGGGGCAGCTGGCGCGCGGGCACCAGGGCTTTCACGCCCACGTGGCCCTGGGGGCGGCGCTGCTGCCGCCCGCGCAGCCGGAGGCCGGGGCCCGTCACCGCCCGCTGGGGGCCCTGGGCCTCGTGCCCCAGGTGCGCCGCGCTCGCCCCCAGCGCACCCTGAAGCAGCGCAAGGCGCAGAGCAGCGCACGCTCGCCCACGGCGCGCGAGTCCGAGCGCTGGTGGCAGCTGGTAGCGCAAGTGGAAGCGGCGCTGGCGGCCCAGGACGCCGCCACACCGGCGCTGGTGCACGTGATGGACCGCGAGGCGGACAACTACCGGCTGCTCGCGCAGTTGCTGCAGGCCGGCCACCGCTTCGTCATCCGCGCCCGCTTCGACAGACTCCAGGACTCCGGGCGCCCCATGTCCGAGGCCCTCGAGCAGAGCCCCCGGGTGCTGGGACGCACGGTGAGGCTGGGGGCGCGCGAGGAGCGCTGGACGAATGGAAAGCGGGTGCCCGCGCGCAAAAGCCGCCCCGCCCGCCTCGAGGTGCGCGCTTGCCCGCTCACCCTCAAGGCCAGCGACTACGCCCTCAAGGACGCCGACGTGCCGGCACGCCTCACGCTCCACGCCGTGGAAGTCTTCGAGCCCCAGCCCCCCGAGGGCGAGGAGCCGGTGCGCTGGGTGCTCCTCACCTGCCTGCCCATCGACACCGGCGAGCAGCTCTCACTCATCCTCGACGCCTACTGCGCCCGCTGGTGCGTGGAGGAACTCTTCAAGGCCCTCAAGACGGGCTGCTCCCTGGAGAAGCGCCAGCTGGGCAGCCTGCGCGCCCTGCTCAACGCCCTGTGCCTTTTCATCCCCATCGCCTGGCGCCTGCTCAGCTTGCGCCAAGCTGCTCGCGACACACCCCAGGCCCCCGCAGCCGGAGTGCTGCACGAGGACGAGCTGCTGATGCTGCGCCACCTCGCCCACGCCCGCCGCTACCCGCTCGCCGCCACACCTACCTGCGAGGACGTCCTCTACGCCGTCGCCGCCCTCGGCGGACACCTCAAGCGCAACGGCCCCCCCGGCTGGCAGACGCTGGCCCGCGGCCACGAAGCCCTCACCGCCGCTCTCGTCGGCTTCCGCGCCGCAACATGTGATCAATCTTGA